The DNA window GCGAACACGACGAGCACTGGCGCCTGGGCGCGCTGACCACCTGGAGCGAGCTCGCCCGGGCCGAGCTGCCGCCCTGTTTCGCGGGCCTCAGGCAGGCGGCCCGCGAGGTCGGCGGGCCGCAGATCCAGAATGTCGGCACGCTGGGCGGCAACCTCTGCAACGCCTCGCCGGCGGCCGACGGGGTGCCGGCGCTGCTGACGCTGGAGGCCCACGTCGAGCTGGCCTCGGCCCGGGCCACCACGACGCTGGCGCTCGAGGACTTCGTGCTCGGCAACCGGCGCACGGCGGTGGCCGCCGACCAACTGCTCAGTGCCATCATCGTGCCCAAGCCGTCCCGGCCCGCGCTATCGCGCTTCGCCAAACTGGGAGCTCGGCGTTACCTGGTGATCTCGGTGGCATCAGTGGCGGTGTTGCTGCTGTTGGAGGGCGCCAACGTGGCTGAGGCCCGGCTCGCCGTCGGCGCCTGTTCCGAGGTGCCGCTACGCCTGCCCGAGGCCGAGGCGGCGCTCAAGGGCGCGCCCCTGGACGCCGGCCTGGGCCAGCGCCTGGCAGCCAGCCACCTGACGCAGCTCGCCCCCATCGACGACCTGCGGGCGAGCGCCGCCTACCGCCGCGACGGCGCCCTGGTGCTGCTGCGCCGCACCCTCGAGGAACTGGC is part of the Alphaproteobacteria bacterium genome and encodes:
- a CDS encoding FAD binding domain-containing protein: MTAYLRPAELEAALAALATGPHTIIAGGTDLYPAHVGRPLPGPLLDLTAIPELAGISEHDEHWRLGALTTWSELARAELPPCFAGLRQAAREVGGPQIQNVGTLGGNLCNASPAADGVPALLTLEAHVELASARATTTLALEDFVLGNRRTAVAADQLLSAIIVPKPSRPALSRFAKLGARRYLVISVASVAVLLLLEGANVAEARLAVGACSEVPLRLPEAEAALKGAPLDAGLGQRLAASHLTQLAPIDDLRASAAYRRDGALVLLRRTLEELARP